One window of Oscillibacter hominis genomic DNA carries:
- a CDS encoding nitroreductase family protein: protein MIQIDRGLCIECGLCAGICEFHEISMSAEGPAFLNQNCCDCGHCLAVCPQGAISMPQCDMGSVREYDPKTFDVEPERLLNMIRFRRSTRKFQNRSVPQDAIVQLLQAGRYSPTACNNQDVRYVVVHQEKDMVLDKLWEGLLAHARTIGDQELEERCRQYRQTGVDTLTYGCSHLIFILSGRQLNGGIAACSIELMAHAMGLGALYLGYGERAVAASPELQRYLGLSDECQLCAILCVGYPAVTWHRTVPRNALQVSWR, encoded by the coding sequence ATGATCCAGATTGACCGCGGCCTTTGTATTGAATGCGGCTTGTGCGCCGGCATCTGCGAGTTCCATGAAATCTCCATGTCAGCGGAGGGACCCGCCTTTCTCAACCAGAACTGCTGCGACTGTGGGCACTGCCTGGCCGTCTGCCCCCAGGGCGCCATCTCCATGCCCCAGTGCGACATGGGATCGGTCCGGGAGTACGACCCCAAAACCTTTGACGTGGAGCCGGAGCGTCTATTGAATATGATCCGCTTTCGCCGCAGCACCCGGAAGTTCCAGAACCGGTCCGTCCCCCAGGATGCGATCGTCCAGCTGCTTCAGGCCGGGCGCTACAGCCCCACCGCCTGCAACAACCAGGACGTGCGCTACGTGGTGGTGCATCAGGAGAAGGACATGGTGCTGGATAAGCTCTGGGAGGGCCTGTTGGCCCATGCCCGGACCATCGGCGACCAGGAGTTGGAGGAGCGCTGCCGCCAGTACCGCCAAACCGGGGTGGACACCCTGACCTATGGGTGCAGCCATCTCATTTTCATTCTCTCGGGCCGGCAGCTCAACGGAGGCATTGCGGCCTGTTCCATTGAACTGATGGCCCACGCCATGGGGCTTGGCGCTTTGTACTTGGGATACGGTGAGCGCGCCGTGGCGGCGTCGCCGGAGCTCCAGCGCTATCTGGGGCTGTCGGATGAGTGCCAGCTCTGCGCCATCCTGTGCGTCGGCTATCCGGCGGTGACCTGGCACCGCACTGTGCCCCGCAACGCTTTGCAGGTCTCCTGGCGCTGA
- a CDS encoding MATE family efflux transporter: MDLLHGPVKTLYFKYLSAAFGSALISSIYGIVDMAMVGQYQGPEGTAALAVVAPVWNIVYSLGLLTGIGGSVLFSTARGKNSQGRENEYFTTAVIATLFFALLSWVAIAGFETRLLRLFGAEETLLPLAREYLLPIQFVVPVFLFSQLLAAFLRNDNHPGLATGATLAGGLFNVAGDYFFVFTMDLGILGAGLATAMGAVITVLVMLTHFLSPRNTLKLVRPGRLGVKFKQVLVTGFSTFFIDVAMGILTTFFNRQIMRYLGTDELAVYGVIVNISTVVQCCAYSVGQAAQPLFSINFGAGQWDRIKKTLRYALWSTCFFSAAWTAVISAFPNGFIRIFMAPTEDIFRIAPYILRSYGLSFLLLPLNIFSTYYFQSLMKPMASFAVSVARGLVVSGALIYALPWLLGPGAVWFAMPITELVVAVGVVFLMARYTRGLSGAEGLNP, encoded by the coding sequence ATGGACTTGCTGCATGGACCTGTGAAAACTCTTTATTTCAAGTATCTGAGCGCCGCCTTCGGCAGCGCGCTCATCAGCTCCATTTACGGCATTGTGGATATGGCTATGGTGGGGCAGTACCAGGGCCCTGAGGGTACGGCGGCCCTGGCCGTTGTGGCTCCGGTCTGGAATATCGTCTACAGCCTGGGCCTGCTGACGGGCATCGGGGGCTCCGTCCTGTTCAGCACGGCCCGGGGCAAAAACAGCCAGGGGCGGGAGAATGAATACTTCACCACGGCCGTGATTGCCACGCTGTTTTTCGCCCTCCTCAGCTGGGTGGCAATCGCCGGCTTTGAAACCCGGCTGCTGCGCCTGTTCGGCGCGGAGGAGACGCTGCTGCCTCTGGCCCGGGAGTATCTTCTGCCCATTCAATTCGTTGTGCCGGTCTTCCTGTTCAGCCAGCTGCTGGCCGCCTTTTTGAGGAACGACAACCATCCGGGGCTGGCCACGGGCGCCACCCTGGCCGGAGGGCTCTTCAATGTGGCGGGGGACTACTTTTTTGTGTTTACCATGGATTTGGGTATCCTGGGCGCGGGGCTGGCCACAGCCATGGGGGCTGTGATCACAGTGCTGGTGATGCTGACCCATTTCCTGTCCCCAAGGAACACGCTGAAGCTGGTCAGGCCCGGGCGCCTGGGCGTAAAATTCAAACAAGTCCTGGTGACGGGCTTCTCCACCTTCTTCATCGACGTGGCCATGGGAATCCTCACCACCTTTTTCAACCGGCAGATCATGAGGTATTTGGGCACAGACGAGCTGGCGGTCTACGGCGTGATTGTCAACATCAGCACCGTTGTCCAATGCTGCGCCTACAGTGTGGGACAGGCTGCCCAGCCCCTTTTCTCCATCAACTTTGGGGCAGGACAGTGGGACCGGATTAAAAAGACGCTGCGCTATGCCCTGTGGTCCACCTGCTTTTTCAGCGCCGCGTGGACAGCTGTGATTTCTGCGTTTCCCAATGGGTTTATCCGCATCTTTATGGCGCCCACAGAGGACATCTTCCGCATTGCTCCATACATCCTGAGAAGCTACGGATTGTCCTTCCTGCTCCTGCCGCTGAACATTTTCTCCACCTATTACTTTCAGTCGCTGATGAAGCCCATGGCCTCCTTTGCGGTCAGCGTGGCCCGGGGGCTGGTGGTGAGCGGGGCGCTGATCTATGCGCTGCCTTGGCTCCTTGGCCCTGGGGCCGTCTGGTTTGCCATGCCCATCACTGAGCTGGTGGTGGCCGTGGGTGTGGTTTTTCTGATGGCCAGATACACCAGGGGGCTGTCGGGGGCGGAGGGGTTGAACCCTTAG